The Desulfobacterales bacterium DNA segment TGAGTGCTTTTTTAGCCCGTGCATCGCGAAGCAGCACGCCTGATTCTCAAAAACTTATTGACACCTTCCATCTTAAAAGAGTATAGCGTTCAGGTTATGAACAAAACGTTACTCAAGCATTTTGAAGATGAAATTCGGATGGGGGTACTCAAGATTCTATCAACCCCTGAACGCGGAATCACCCAGCGCGAAATGGCTCAGCGCCTGAACATCAGCCTGGGAAAGACCAATTACTGTTTGGCCGAGCTTGTGAAAAAAGGATACGTTCGGGTCAAGCGGTTTAAAAACAGTCACAACAAAGCCGCTTATGCCTATCTGCTCACTTCCCGCGGCATTGAGGAAAAAGTTCAACTCACTGTGAAATTTTTGAAACTGAAACTGAGTGAGTATGAAGTTCTGGAAAAAGAAATCGAAGAATTGCGAACAGAGGTTGCTGCCCTTCAGCCGGAAAGCAAAATCGACTGAAATATCGAACAAGGCTTTATCTGAATAAATTGATAACAATATTAAAACGTTATATCAAAATTTCAGATGTAACCCACCCTGCGGAGCTATGCACAAAACGAGATCAGGGGCCAGCCACCCGCTTTCCCTGATAATAAATGGCGGATAACGGAGAATGATCATGCCACCCGTAGCCCTTAAAATAACGCCGGAAACCAAACTCATCGTCATGTCAGACATGCATCGGGGGGACGGGACAGGCTGTGACGACTTTGCCCATAACTCGCTCCTCTACAAATGCGCCCTCGACCATTACCTCAGGGAGGGATTCACTTACATAGAGCTGGGGGATGCTGAAGACCTCTGGGAAAACAAGACATTTGAGCAGATATACATCACCCACACCTCCATCTATGACCGGCTCAGAAAGTTTCACGACCCGGATCCGGAAAAGACCCGCTACATCAAAATATGGGGTAATCACGACATCGAGTGGAAGGACAACTTACATCCGCTTTGTTCTGTTTTCCCCGGAATTTGCGTGCATGAGGCGGCCGTTACGGATGTCGGCTCGGAAAGCCGGATTTTTTTCTGGCACGGCCACCAGGTAGATCCCAAATGCTGTGGCAACGGGGCGGCCGTCAGTAAATTTTTTGTTCGTTACTTCTGGCCTTACCTCCAGAAATTCGGCATTAAAGATCCCACAAGGGCGGCCGTCAATCCGGGCCTGTCCGATGATATTGATGAAAAGCTTTATCAGGTGGCCATCCATAAGGAACAAAAGGCAGACATCCTCATCGCCGGCCACACCCATCGACCGGTGTACGAAAGCCTGACCCTGACCGAGCGCAGAAGTTTTGAAGCCAGCAGGAAACTGCCTGCAGGCCGGAAAAAATCCAAACCCGAGCCGGTCTACTACAACACCGGCTCCTGCGTACACCCAAGATGCATTACCGGCATTGAAATTACCATGCAGGGCCGCCGCCCCATTTTCAAACTCATAAAATGGAGCTATGACGCCACCCCCTGCCCAGAGGAAAAAGCATACACGCTGACCCTGAAACGCAACATCCTCGAGCCCT contains these protein-coding regions:
- a CDS encoding MarR family EPS-associated transcriptional regulator; protein product: MNKTLLKHFEDEIRMGVLKILSTPERGITQREMAQRLNISLGKTNYCLAELVKKGYVRVKRFKNSHNKAAYAYLLTSRGIEEKVQLTVKFLKLKLSEYEVLEKEIEELRTEVAALQPESKID